GCCCGAGCCCCAACCCGCTCCGGCGCCGGAGCGGGTTGGGGCTCGGGCGGGGCCTCCTCCTTCTTCGGAGGCGCGGGCTCGGGCTCCGGAGCCGGCTCGCTCGGCGGGTCGGGGGCCGGCTCCTCGCCGGGCTCCTCATCGAGCATCTCCTCCACCGGGTCCTCGGCCGAAGCGGTCGCGAGGAAACCCAGCGCGAGCAGGAGGCCGAGAGCCAGGACGGCAGAGCGCACGCGGGACGACTCGGAAGGGAGGCGGGAAAGCCGGTCTGTAACGGACCTCGAAAAACGTTTGACTCCCGGCCGCCCTTCCGCCCGCATGGCCGGTTCCGTCGTCCTTGTCGTCGACCCCGCGCGGGCGGGCGAGGTGCGACGGTTCCTCGAATCGGACGGATTCGTTTTCGAGCGCCGACCGCACGCTTTCTTCCTCGCCCGCTCGCGCGGCGTCACGGCGACGTTCTACGAGAGCGGCAAGCTCCTCGCGACCGGTCCTCGAGCCGAGGCGTTCGCGGCGGATCTCGCGCGACGCCTCGGGCTCGCCGCGGGCGCGCCACGTCCGGAGCCCCCGGCGGGCCGGATCTTCGTTCCGCGCGCCGGCCTCGACGAGAGCGGGAAAGGGGACTACTTCGGGCCGCTCGTCGTCGCCGCCGTCGCGATCCCGACCCACGCCGTCGAACGCGATCTCGTCGCGCGCGGCGTCGCCGACTCGAAGACGGTGGAAGACGCGAGGTGTCTTGCGCTCGACGAGGCCATCCGCGCCTCGGCGCCCGCGGAGGTGGTCGTCTTCGAGCCCGAGGACTACAACGCGCGCCACGCGCGTTCGAGGAACCTGAACCTGATCCTCGCGGAAGGCCACGCGCGCGCTCTCGAAGGTCTCCTCGCGAGGCATCCCGTCGACGTCGCGATCGCCGACCAGTTCGGGGCGGCAAGCCTCATCGAGAACGCCCTTCTCGAGCGCGGCCGACGCGTGACGTTGGAGCAGCGCGTGCGCGCGGAATCGGATCCCGCCGTCGCCGCGGCGAGCCTCGTGGCGCGCGCGACCTTTCTCCGCGCCCTCGCCGACCTCTCCGACCGCTGGGGCGTCCGCCTCGCGAAGGGCGCGGGGCCGCCTGTCATCGAGTCCGGCCGCGCGTTCGTGCGGCGCCACGGTCGCGACGCGCTCGCGAAGGTGGCGAAGGTCCACTTCGCGACGACCGGCTCGCTCGGGAAGCCTTAAGCTCGGCGGACCCCGGATCGGGATCCATGGATGCGTGGCGCGAGCGTCAGGCCCTCGTGGGTAGGCTCGTCTCCCAGGGCCTCGTGCGCTCCGAGCGCGTGCGCGCGGCGATGCTGAAGGTGCCGCGCGAGCGCTTCCTTCCCGGCGACGTCGCCGGCGACGCGTATCTCGATGCGCCGCTTTCGATCGGTTCCGGACAGACGGTGAGCGCGCCCCACATGGTCGCGATCATGGCCGAGGCGCTGCTTTGCGAGGGCGGCGAGAAGCTCCTCGAAATCGGGACCGGCTCGGGCTATCACGCGGCCGTGCTCGCCGACCTCGTGTCGCCGGGCCGCGTCGTGACGCTCGAGCGCATCCCGGAGCTCGCGGAGCGCGCGGAGCGGGCCCTCGCCGCCACCGGCTACGCGGACCGCGTGCGGGTCTTCGTCGCGGACGGATCGCGCGGATATCCCGAGGAGGCGCCGTTCGACCGCATCTCCGTCGCGGCCGCCGCCCCGCGCGTTCCGGGTCCGCTCGTGGACGCGCTCGCGCCCGGCGGCATCCTCGTCGCGCCGATCGGTGATGCGACGGGCCAGACCCTCATGCGGGTGCGGAAGCGGCGGGACGGCGCGGTGGCGCGCGAGGACCTCGGACCCGTCCGTTTCGTTCCCCTCGTGGGCGAGTTCGGCTATCCCGCAGGGTTTTAGCGTCGACCCGCCCTCGCCCGCACGATGGCTGCCCGCAAGGCCCGCCGCGCGCGGGCGAAGTCGCCCGCATTCCCGCTTGCGTACGTGAAATACCACGACCACTGCTGGCTCGAGAGCAAGGATCTCAAGTCCATCGCAAAGGCCAAGCCTTACGTCATCGAGGAGTCGGGTTTCCTCCTGCAGGAAACGCCCCGCTTCATCACGCTCGCGAAGCAGCGGTCGAAGGACGGGGAGAAGGGGCGGACCCAGTACGAGGACGTCACGATCATCATGAGGAGCGACATCCTCGACATGCGGACGTTCGGCCTCGCGCCCGCGCCACGTCGCCGCGCCACCCGCGCTTCGAGGAACCGGCCATAGATCACTTCAAGGAAGCGGGGCCACGGCCGCCCATGGCCGTGGACGAGCGAAGGCGTCCGACCGAGGAAGGAGAGACGCGCGCGAAGGAGAAGAACCCCGGGCAATCGCCCGACCTGCACATCCTTGCCGAGCAGAACCTGGTCGGCGAGCGCAAGAGCGAGCCTCGCCTTGCGGGTGGCATGGCGGAGAGTCCGGTCGAGAAGCGCCGGGCCCGGAAGGACGAGACGCCCCCGGAGGAGTGAGGGGAGCCTCTAAGAAGCCGGGTCGCGTTCGCCCGCTTGGTGAGCGACTGACCGGCGGACCGAGCGCGCTCTGGCGCGACGAGTTCATGGGCGCGCCCACGGGAACGCGCCGCTCGACGAAGGGATGGGCCCAGGAGGCCGCCCTTCGTCTCCTCAACAACAACCTCGACCCGAACGTGGCCGAGGATCCCGAACGACTCGTGGTCTACGGCGGGATCGGCAAGGCCGCGCGGGACTGGAAGAGCTACGACGCGATCGTCGCGGCCCTGCGGGCGCTCGAAGGCGACGAGACGTTGCTCGTCGCGAGCGGCAAGCCCGTCGCCGTGTTCCGCACGCACGCGATGGCGCCACGCGTCCTCATCGCGAACTCGCTACTCGTCCCGAAATGGGCGACGTGGGAGCATTTCTACGAGCTCGAATCGAAGGGACTCATGATGTACGGCCAGATGACCGCGGGGTCGTGGGCCTACATCGGCACGCAGGGCATCATCCAGGGAACGTACGAGACGTTCGCCGCGTGCGCCGCGAGGCATTTCGGCGGCACGCTCGCGGGACGCTGGACGCTCACGGGCGGCCTCGGCGGGATGGGCGGCGCGCAGCCGCTCGCGGTCACCATGAATGGCGGGGTCGCGATCGCGGTCGAGGTGGATGAGCGCCGTGTCGACCGGCGCATCGAAACCGGCTATTGCATGACGAAGGCGCGAAGCGTCGACGAGGCGTGGCGTCTCGCGGAGCGCGCGCTCGCCGCGAAGGAGCCCCTCTCCATCGGTCTCGTCGGCAACTGCGCCGACACCCACCCGGAATTCCTCCGCCGGGGGCTCGTACCCGACGTGGTCACGGACCAGACGTCGGCCCACGACGAGCTGAACGGTTACGTGCCGCACGGGATGACGCTTGCGGAGGCGGTCGAGCTCCGCGCGAAGGATCCGACCGCGTACCGTCATGCGGCCTGGCAATCCATGGGAGCCCACGTCGAGGCGATGCTGGAGATGCGCCGCCGCGGCGCGATCGCGTTCGACTACGGCAACAACATCCGCGCTCAGGCCCGCGACCACGCGGGCGTGCGCGACGCCTTCGACATCCCCGGATTCGTTCCCGAATACATCCGCCCGCTCTTCTGCGAAGGCAAGGGCCCGTTCCGCTGGGTCGCGCTTTCGGGCGACAAGGCGGACATCGCGGCGACCGACCGCGCCCTCCTCGAGCTCTTCCCGGAAAACGCGTCGATGAGGCGCTGGCTCACGCTCGCCGCCAAGCACGTCCACTTCCAGGGCCTCCCCGCCCGCGTTTGCTGGCTCGGTTACGGCGAGCGCGACAAGGCCGCGCTCCGGTTCAACGAGATGGTGCGCTCGGGCGAGGTGAGCGGCCCGCTCGTCATCACGCGCGACCATCTCGACGCCGGGAGCGTCGCCTCGCCGAACCGCGAGACGGAGGCGATGCGCGACGGGTCCGACGCCGTCGCCGACTGGCCCATCCTGAACGCACTCGTGAACGTGGCCGCCGGGGCCGACATCGTCTCCGTCCATCACGGCGGCGGCGTGGGCATGGGCTACAGCATCCACGCGAACATGCACGTCGTCCTCGACGGGACCGAGCTCGCCGCGGAGAAGGCGAAGCGCGCCTTCCTGACCGACCCCGGGATGGGCGTCGTGAGGCACGCGGACGCGGGCTACGACGAAGCGGTCGCGGTCGCGCGCTCGACCGGCCTCAAGATGCCGATGCTGGAGAGATCCTGATGGAACGGACGTCCTTCGTCTCGACCGACCACCTCTGGAACGCGCGCCCGCAGGACCCGAACGACGTGTTCTTCGCGCAGGTGGTCGAAAAGGGCCCGAGGCCCGCGCGCTTCGCGCTCTTCGGCGTGCCGTTCGACGGCGCCGTCCTCGGGCGTCCCGGCGCGCGCGCCGGGCCGGACGCGATCCGCCACGAGATGGCGAAGCTCAAGCCGTGGACGGTGGCGCGGGGCGCCGCAGACATCTCCGTCGCGGACTGGGGAAACGTCCGCATCCCGCACGGAAGCGTCGCGGAGGCGCACCAGGCGATCGAGACGGCCGCCCTCGAGGTCGTCGCATCGGGATCGATTCCCATGACGCTCGGCGGCGACCACTCGATCACGTTCCCGCTCGTGAAGGCGCACGAAGGCCGCCGCTCGCGGATCGGCGTCATCAACCTCGACGCGCACCTCGACGTGCGCGACGTCGTCGACGGCCGTCTCAACTCGGGGCAGTCGTTCGGCCGTCTCCTCGACCTCGGCATCGTCCAGGGCGCGAACCTCGTCGAGGTCGGCATCCGCGATTTCGCAAACGCGCCCCGTTACGCGGAGAAGGCCGCGAAGCGCGGCGCGACCGTGATCGGCGCGGAAGAGTGGCGCGAGCGGGGCATCGCGGCGATCGACCGCGCGATCGAGATCGCGGGGGACGGTACGGAGGGCGTCTACCTGAGCGTGGACCTCGACGTCCTCGACCAGGCCCACGGACCCGGCGTATCGGCCCCCACTCCGGGGGGCGTCGATTCGGGCACGCTCCTCACCGCCGTCCGGCGGATCGCCAAGCACGCGAAGCTCGTCGGCTGCGACTTCGTCGAGGTGGCGCCCCCGCTCGAGCGCGACCACCTCACGGCGCGGACCGCGGCCTGGGCCGCGATGACCGTGCTCTCGGCGTGACAGCGCAAGCGTCAAGCGGGGTCCGCGCCTTGCGCCGCTCGTGAGCGACCTCCTCGTCACGAACGTCGGCGAATGCGCGACCCTTGCGGGCGGCGTGCGCCGCGGCGCGGCCATGCGCGACGCCGCGATCCAGAAGGACGTCGCGATCGTCGTCGTCGACGGGCTCGTGAAGGAGATCGGTCCGACGGAGAAGGTCGCGCGGAAATGGCGCGGCGAGGTCGACCTCCGCATCAACGCGGGCGGGCGTGCCGTGGTTCCGGGTTTCGTCGACCCCCATACCCACGCAGTCTTCGCGGACGACCGCGCGCACGAGTATGATCTGAAGCTTCAGGGCCTCTCCTACGGCGAGATCCTCGCGCGCGGCGGAGGCATCCACTACACGGTCGAGAGGACGCGGAAAGCGAGCCGCGCCGAGCTCCTCAAGCAGCTTCTCGGCCGCCTCGACCGGGCGCTCGACCACGGCACGACGACGATGGAGATCAAGACCGGGTACGGTCTCGACAAGGACACGGAATTGAGGCTGCTCGAAGTCGTCGGCGACGCGACCGAGCGCCACGTGATGGACCTCGTGACGACCTTCATGGGCGCGCACGCGATCCCCAAGGATTCGGGCGGCCAGGAGGCGTACGCCGACTTCGTCATCGACGAGGTCCTCCCCGAGGCGGCCGAGGGCGCGGAGTTCGTCGACGTGTTCTGCGAGGAGGGCGTGTTCGACGTGCCGACGTCGCGCCGCATCCTCGAGGCTGGGCGCGGCCTCGGCCTCAGCGTGAAGGTGCACGCGGACGAGCTCGCCCGCTCGGGGGGTTCGCGCCTCGCGGCCGAATTGCACGCGACGAGCGCCGATCACCTGCTCCACGCGACGAAGGAGGACATCGCGGGGCTTGTCGAGGCCGACGTCGTCCCGGTGCTCCTTCCGGGGACGGCCTTCAACCTGGGCGGCGGTTACGCCGACGCCCGCCAGATGATCGCGCTCGGCGCCCCCGTCGCGCTCGCGACGGACCTCAATCCGAACTGCTGGCTCGAGAGCATGCCGCTCGTCATGAGCTTCGCGTGCACGGCGATGAGGATGACGCCCGCCGAGGCGCTCGCCGCGTGCACCATCAACGCCGCGGCCGCGCTCGGCCGCGAAGCCGAGGTGGGCTCGATCGAGCCCGGCAAGCGGGCCGATTTCGTCCTCCTCGACGCCCCGTCCCACGCCCACCTGCCCTACCGGCTCGGCGGCAACCTGGCGTGGCGCGTCGTGAAGGACGGCATCGTGGTCGTCGACCGCAGCGACCGTCGTTGAACTCGTCGCTCACGTCGCCCGTCGACCCTCGTCAGAAGAACGCGTCCAGGCTCCGCTGCTTCCCCGCCTCGTGGAGCGCCTGGTATCGGGCCACCGCAGCCTTCACGCGCTCCTCGCCGAAGGCGTGCTCCCCGACGAGGAGGCCGAGGACCCGGCGCTCGTCGGCCTTGCCCCACGCGAGGGTCACGTCGTCCGTGACGGGAGGATGGAGGAAGATCTCGATGATGGCGTCGAGGTTCGGGACCTCCTGGCCCAGGTCCCCGAGGACGCGCTTCACGTCGCCCTTGTCCTTGAGCGCCTTCACGCCCTTCTTGGGACCGATGCCCTTGATGCCCGCGTTGAAATCCGTGCCGACGAGGATGGCGACGCCGACGAGCTGCTCGCGCGTGAGGCCCGTCGCGGCGAGGGCCGCGTCGAGCGTGATCATCTCGGGCTCCACGTCCACCCACACGCTCTTGCCGGGAAGCTTGCGGCGCCCAGTGACGGTCATGTTGCGAACGAGACGCGGCGCGCCGAAAAGCAGGGAATCGAAGTCCTGCGACGAGGAGGCGTAGACCAGTCCCCGCGCCGCCATGTGCGCGGCCTGCGCCTCGCCTTCGCCCGGGGCCTGGACGTGCGGGATGCCGAGGGCGTCGAGGAGCCGCTTCGACTGCCCGACCATGTCCTGCGTGAGGCGCGCCGTCTGCTGCGACTTGCTGAAGGCGCGCTCGCGGTCGCCC
This DNA window, taken from Candidatus Thermoplasmatota archaeon, encodes the following:
- the rnhC gene encoding ribonuclease HIII — protein: MAGSVVLVVDPARAGEVRRFLESDGFVFERRPHAFFLARSRGVTATFYESGKLLATGPRAEAFAADLARRLGLAAGAPRPEPPAGRIFVPRAGLDESGKGDYFGPLVVAAVAIPTHAVERDLVARGVADSKTVEDARCLALDEAIRASAPAEVVVFEPEDYNARHARSRNLNLILAEGHARALEGLLARHPVDVAIADQFGAASLIENALLERGRRVTLEQRVRAESDPAVAAASLVARATFLRALADLSDRWGVRLAKGAGPPVIESGRAFVRRHGRDALAKVAKVHFATTGSLGKP
- a CDS encoding protein-L-isoaspartate(D-aspartate) O-methyltransferase, with amino-acid sequence MDAWRERQALVGRLVSQGLVRSERVRAAMLKVPRERFLPGDVAGDAYLDAPLSIGSGQTVSAPHMVAIMAEALLCEGGEKLLEIGTGSGYHAAVLADLVSPGRVVTLERIPELAERAERALAATGYADRVRVFVADGSRGYPEEAPFDRISVAAAAPRVPGPLVDALAPGGILVAPIGDATGQTLMRVRKRRDGAVAREDLGPVRFVPLVGEFGYPAGF
- the hutU gene encoding urocanate hydratase — protein: MGAPTGTRRSTKGWAQEAALRLLNNNLDPNVAEDPERLVVYGGIGKAARDWKSYDAIVAALRALEGDETLLVASGKPVAVFRTHAMAPRVLIANSLLVPKWATWEHFYELESKGLMMYGQMTAGSWAYIGTQGIIQGTYETFAACAARHFGGTLAGRWTLTGGLGGMGGAQPLAVTMNGGVAIAVEVDERRVDRRIETGYCMTKARSVDEAWRLAERALAAKEPLSIGLVGNCADTHPEFLRRGLVPDVVTDQTSAHDELNGYVPHGMTLAEAVELRAKDPTAYRHAAWQSMGAHVEAMLEMRRRGAIAFDYGNNIRAQARDHAGVRDAFDIPGFVPEYIRPLFCEGKGPFRWVALSGDKADIAATDRALLELFPENASMRRWLTLAAKHVHFQGLPARVCWLGYGERDKAALRFNEMVRSGEVSGPLVITRDHLDAGSVASPNRETEAMRDGSDAVADWPILNALVNVAAGADIVSVHHGGGVGMGYSIHANMHVVLDGTELAAEKAKRAFLTDPGMGVVRHADAGYDEAVAVARSTGLKMPMLERS
- a CDS encoding agmatinase family protein; this encodes MERTSFVSTDHLWNARPQDPNDVFFAQVVEKGPRPARFALFGVPFDGAVLGRPGARAGPDAIRHEMAKLKPWTVARGAADISVADWGNVRIPHGSVAEAHQAIETAALEVVASGSIPMTLGGDHSITFPLVKAHEGRRSRIGVINLDAHLDVRDVVDGRLNSGQSFGRLLDLGIVQGANLVEVGIRDFANAPRYAEKAAKRGATVIGAEEWRERGIAAIDRAIEIAGDGTEGVYLSVDLDVLDQAHGPGVSAPTPGGVDSGTLLTAVRRIAKHAKLVGCDFVEVAPPLERDHLTARTAAWAAMTVLSA
- the hutI gene encoding imidazolonepropionase produces the protein MSDLLVTNVGECATLAGGVRRGAAMRDAAIQKDVAIVVVDGLVKEIGPTEKVARKWRGEVDLRINAGGRAVVPGFVDPHTHAVFADDRAHEYDLKLQGLSYGEILARGGGIHYTVERTRKASRAELLKQLLGRLDRALDHGTTTMEIKTGYGLDKDTELRLLEVVGDATERHVMDLVTTFMGAHAIPKDSGGQEAYADFVIDEVLPEAAEGAEFVDVFCEEGVFDVPTSRRILEAGRGLGLSVKVHADELARSGGSRLAAELHATSADHLLHATKEDIAGLVEADVVPVLLPGTAFNLGGGYADARQMIALGAPVALATDLNPNCWLESMPLVMSFACTAMRMTPAEALAACTINAAAALGREAEVGSIEPGKRADFVLLDAPSHAHLPYRLGGNLAWRVVKDGIVVVDRSDRR
- the fen gene encoding flap endonuclease-1: MGVDLGDVVPTEGRRLTDFKGKAIAIDAYNAIYQFLSIIRQPDGTPLKDREGRVTSHLAGLLYRTANLAEAGIKPVYVFDGKPSELKAATLAGRRERKEKAEADYAAAVAAGDRERAFSKSQQTARLTQDMVGQSKRLLDALGIPHVQAPGEGEAQAAHMAARGLVYASSSQDFDSLLFGAPRLVRNMTVTGRRKLPGKSVWVDVEPEMITLDAALAATGLTREQLVGVAILVGTDFNAGIKGIGPKKGVKALKDKGDVKRVLGDLGQEVPNLDAIIEIFLHPPVTDDVTLAWGKADERRVLGLLVGEHAFGEERVKAAVARYQALHEAGKQRSLDAFF